From Alligator mississippiensis isolate rAllMis1 chromosome 9, rAllMis1, whole genome shotgun sequence, one genomic window encodes:
- the RGS14 gene encoding regulator of G-protein signaling 14 isoform X1, with product MLGLAVSSAWDAPLQAAHAPRALPCPGTATQQPLGCPLCARAEGAAHLAGAAGHGQPHSWAPCSPVLALPPPPLAGRLAGQRGCPWGGVGPIPGVEASASPPLSCPPSPSCAAWEWLLKASALSQSLLPSAHRATPQAALTPWPGAACQWAPAWPSLLCTSPTPPDTLQAPSVPPTCRGPLPLGRRQEVPSWLPRLPALQWQGLAALSDLPSLVLQGLATSVGELNASRAQGSSQSVNSLPSSPSTAPGPVASWAESFEALLQDRVGLAYFTEFLKKEFSAENVYFWQACERFQQIPATNAQQLAQDARRIYDEFLSSHAVSPVNIDRQAWIGEDVLATPTPDMFQLQQLQIFNLMKFDSYARFVKSPLYQACAKAESGGLPLPDLRPHPRSGSPPLDLDKKTKLKPGKSLPLGVEAAGSSASAARSPRRSFRKGERREPSWADGGDGMGLWRESQGSLNSSASLDLGFLSSSSTSLPSSGPSSRLEGPRQSLGGTEPMKYCCVYLPDGTASLAAVRPGLSVRDMLAGICEKRGFHLPDIKVYLVGNEQKALALDQESSVLSDKEVKLENRISFELEIASVGKSVRIMAKATKSLREALQPILGKYGLAVEPVKLRQEGEPNTLDLERPVSTVAGQKLILEAGAGGKAAGTSHASASSSHLGSEESSPGDAEAELLLEVPAGLPRSRAMAAKNLNRRTYDLEGLVELLNRVQSCRANDQRGLLSKENLVLPAFLQLPAPAPTDSPCPAEPGPEPASRPERR from the exons ATGCTCGGCCTGGCTGTCAGCAGCGCCTGGGATGCCCCTCTGCAAGCTGCCCACGCGCCCAGAGCCCTGCCTTGCCCCGGGACAGCCACCCAGCAGCCCCTGGGATGCCCCCTTTGCGCCAGGGCTGAGGGTgctgcccacctggctggggcagccGGTCACGGTCAGCCCCATAGCTGGGCACCGTGTTCCCCTGTCCtggccctgccaccccctcccctggctgggagactggcagggcagaggggctgccCCTGGGGAGGTGTTGGGCCCATCCCTGGGGTGGAGGCTTCtgcttctcctcccctttcctgccctccctccccttcctgtgctgcctgggagtGGCTGCTCAAAGCATCCGCCCTTTCCCAATCGCTGCTGCCGTCTGCCCACAGGGCCACACCACAGGCAGCGCTCACCCCGTGgcctggggcagcctgccagTGGgcacctgcctggcccagcctgctctGCACCAGCCCCACGCCCCCTGACACGCTGCAGGCCCCATCTGTGCCCCCCACATGCCGaggccccctgccccttggccgGCGCCAGGAGGTGCCCAGCTGGTTGCCCCGGCTGCCTGCGCTGCAATGGCAGGGCCTGGCTGCCCTTTCTGACCTCCCCTCTCTGGTTTTGCAGGGCCTGGCCACGTCCGTTGGAG AGCTAAACGCCTCCCGGGCCCAGGGCAGCAGTCAGAGCGTGAACAGCTTGCCCAGCTCCCCGAGCACCGCTCCAGGGCCCGTGGCCAGCTGGGCCGAATCCTTTGAGGCACTGCTGCAGGACCGCGTGGGCCTCGCCTACTTCACC GAGTTCCTGAAGAAGGAGTTCAGCGCTGAGAACGTCTACTTCTGGCAGGCGTGTGAGCGGTTCCAGCAGATCCCTGCCACCAATGCCCAGCAG CTAGCCCAGGATGCACGGCGCATCTATGATGAGTTCCTGTCCAGCCACGCCGTCAGCCCCGTCAACATTGACCGGCAGGCCTGGATCGGGGAGGATGTgctggccacccccacccctgacatGTTCCAGCTCCAGCAGCTACAG ATCTTCAACCTCATGAAGTTCGACAGCTACGCCCGCTTTGTCAAGTCCCCGCTGTATCAGGCCTGTGCCAAGGCCGAGAGCGGGGGGCTGCCTCTGCCCGACCTGCGGCCCCACCCCCGCAGCGGCAGCCCCCCGCTGGACCTCGACAAG AAGACGAAGCTGAAGCCGGGCAAGTCACTGCCGCTGGGcgtggaggcagcaggaagcagcgCTAGCGCGGCTCGGAGCCCCCGGCGCTCCTTCAGGAAGGGGGAGCGGAGAGAGCCCTCGTGGGCAG ATGGGGGGGACGGCATGGGCCTGTGGCGCGAGTCCCAGGGCTCCCTCAACTCCTCCGCCAGCCTGGACTTGGGCTTCCTGTCCTCCTCCAGCACCAGCCTCCCCAGCTCGGGGCCCAGCTCCCGCCTGGAG ggccccCGGCAGAGCCTGGGTGGGACCGAGCCAATGAAGTACTGCTGCGTGTACCTGCCTGATGGCACAGCCTCGCTGGCTGCTGTGCGGCCTGGCCTCTCTGTGCGCGACATGCTGGCTGGGATCTGTGAGAAGCGTGGCTTCCACCTGCCTGACATCAAGGTCTACCTGGTGGGCAACGAGCAG AAGGCGCTGGCGCTGGACCAGGAGAGCTCGGTGCTATCAGACAAGGAGGTGAAGCTGGAGAACAGGATCAGCTTTGA gctggaaatTGCCTCTGTGGGCAAGAGCGTGCGCATCATGGCGAAGGCAACCAAGAGCCTGCGGGAAGCACTACAGCCCATCTTGGGGAAGTACGGCCTGGCCGTGGAGCCCGTGAAGCTGCGGCAG GAGGGTGAGCCCAACACCTTGGACCTGGAGAGACCAGTCAGCACCGTGGCTGGCCAGAAGCTGATCTTGGAGGCCGGAGCAG GCGGGAAAGCCGCAGGCACCAGTCACGCCTCTGCATCCTCTTCCCACCTTGGGAGTGAG GAGAGCAGCCCCGGCGACGcggaggcagagctgctgctggaggtgcccGCGGGGCTCCCCCGCTCCCGGGCCATGGCCGCCAAAAACCTGAACCGGCGCACGTACGACCTGGAAG ggctggtggagctgctgaACCGCGTCCAGAGCTGCCGCGCCAACGACCAGCGCGGGCTGCTCTCCAAGGAGAACCTGGTGCTGCCAGCCTTCCTGCAGCTCCCGGCCCCGGCGCCCACCGACAGCCCGTGCCCCGCGGAGCCCGGGCCGGAGCCGGCCTCCCGCCCCGAGCGGCGCTAA
- the RGS14 gene encoding regulator of G-protein signaling 14 isoform X2, with the protein MQGRAKLLGVHNGRVGLATSVGELNASRAQGSSQSVNSLPSSPSTAPGPVASWAESFEALLQDRVGLAYFTEFLKKEFSAENVYFWQACERFQQIPATNAQQLAQDARRIYDEFLSSHAVSPVNIDRQAWIGEDVLATPTPDMFQLQQLQIFNLMKFDSYARFVKSPLYQACAKAESGGLPLPDLRPHPRSGSPPLDLDKKTKLKPGKSLPLGVEAAGSSASAARSPRRSFRKGERREPSWADGGDGMGLWRESQGSLNSSASLDLGFLSSSSTSLPSSGPSSRLEGPRQSLGGTEPMKYCCVYLPDGTASLAAVRPGLSVRDMLAGICEKRGFHLPDIKVYLVGNEQKALALDQESSVLSDKEVKLENRISFELEIASVGKSVRIMAKATKSLREALQPILGKYGLAVEPVKLRQEGEPNTLDLERPVSTVAGQKLILEAGAGGKAAGTSHASASSSHLGSEESSPGDAEAELLLEVPAGLPRSRAMAAKNLNRRTYDLEGLVELLNRVQSCRANDQRGLLSKENLVLPAFLQLPAPAPTDSPCPAEPGPEPASRPERR; encoded by the exons ATGCAGGGACGAGCCAAGCTGCTGGGCGTTCACAACGGCCGCGTG GGCCTGGCCACGTCCGTTGGAG AGCTAAACGCCTCCCGGGCCCAGGGCAGCAGTCAGAGCGTGAACAGCTTGCCCAGCTCCCCGAGCACCGCTCCAGGGCCCGTGGCCAGCTGGGCCGAATCCTTTGAGGCACTGCTGCAGGACCGCGTGGGCCTCGCCTACTTCACC GAGTTCCTGAAGAAGGAGTTCAGCGCTGAGAACGTCTACTTCTGGCAGGCGTGTGAGCGGTTCCAGCAGATCCCTGCCACCAATGCCCAGCAG CTAGCCCAGGATGCACGGCGCATCTATGATGAGTTCCTGTCCAGCCACGCCGTCAGCCCCGTCAACATTGACCGGCAGGCCTGGATCGGGGAGGATGTgctggccacccccacccctgacatGTTCCAGCTCCAGCAGCTACAG ATCTTCAACCTCATGAAGTTCGACAGCTACGCCCGCTTTGTCAAGTCCCCGCTGTATCAGGCCTGTGCCAAGGCCGAGAGCGGGGGGCTGCCTCTGCCCGACCTGCGGCCCCACCCCCGCAGCGGCAGCCCCCCGCTGGACCTCGACAAG AAGACGAAGCTGAAGCCGGGCAAGTCACTGCCGCTGGGcgtggaggcagcaggaagcagcgCTAGCGCGGCTCGGAGCCCCCGGCGCTCCTTCAGGAAGGGGGAGCGGAGAGAGCCCTCGTGGGCAG ATGGGGGGGACGGCATGGGCCTGTGGCGCGAGTCCCAGGGCTCCCTCAACTCCTCCGCCAGCCTGGACTTGGGCTTCCTGTCCTCCTCCAGCACCAGCCTCCCCAGCTCGGGGCCCAGCTCCCGCCTGGAG ggccccCGGCAGAGCCTGGGTGGGACCGAGCCAATGAAGTACTGCTGCGTGTACCTGCCTGATGGCACAGCCTCGCTGGCTGCTGTGCGGCCTGGCCTCTCTGTGCGCGACATGCTGGCTGGGATCTGTGAGAAGCGTGGCTTCCACCTGCCTGACATCAAGGTCTACCTGGTGGGCAACGAGCAG AAGGCGCTGGCGCTGGACCAGGAGAGCTCGGTGCTATCAGACAAGGAGGTGAAGCTGGAGAACAGGATCAGCTTTGA gctggaaatTGCCTCTGTGGGCAAGAGCGTGCGCATCATGGCGAAGGCAACCAAGAGCCTGCGGGAAGCACTACAGCCCATCTTGGGGAAGTACGGCCTGGCCGTGGAGCCCGTGAAGCTGCGGCAG GAGGGTGAGCCCAACACCTTGGACCTGGAGAGACCAGTCAGCACCGTGGCTGGCCAGAAGCTGATCTTGGAGGCCGGAGCAG GCGGGAAAGCCGCAGGCACCAGTCACGCCTCTGCATCCTCTTCCCACCTTGGGAGTGAG GAGAGCAGCCCCGGCGACGcggaggcagagctgctgctggaggtgcccGCGGGGCTCCCCCGCTCCCGGGCCATGGCCGCCAAAAACCTGAACCGGCGCACGTACGACCTGGAAG ggctggtggagctgctgaACCGCGTCCAGAGCTGCCGCGCCAACGACCAGCGCGGGCTGCTCTCCAAGGAGAACCTGGTGCTGCCAGCCTTCCTGCAGCTCCCGGCCCCGGCGCCCACCGACAGCCCGTGCCCCGCGGAGCCCGGGCCGGAGCCGGCCTCCCGCCCCGAGCGGCGCTAA
- the LMAN2 gene encoding vesicular integral-membrane protein VIP36 translates to MAAAPGSGGCARGGRGRGRPARGVLPGLLLLAAAAAAELTDGNSEHVKREHSLIKPYQGVGSSSMPLWDFQGSTMLTSQYVRLTPDERSREGSIWNRMPCFLKDWELHVHFKVHGAGKKNLHGDGLALWYTRERLVPGPVFGSKDNFHGLAIFLDTYPNDEATERVFPYISAMVNNGSLSYDHSKDGRWTELAGCTADLRNQNHDTFLAVRYSRGRLTVMTDVEDKNEWKNCIDIAGVRLPTGYFFGASAGTGDLSDNHDIISMKLFQLMVEHPPEDENIDWTKIEPSVSLLKSPKDNVDDPTGNFRSGPLTGWKVFLLLLCALLGIIVCAVVGAVVFQKRQERNKRFY, encoded by the exons ATGGCGGCGGCTCCGGGCAGCGGTGGCTGCGcgcgcgggggccggggccggggccgccccgCCCGCGGGGTCCTGCCCGGGCTGCTGCtcctggcggcggcggcggcggcggagctcACGGACGGGAACAGCGAGCACGTGAAGCGCGAGCACTCGCTTATCAAGCCCTACCAGG GGGTCGGGTCCAGCTCGATGCCGCTGTGGGACTTCCAGGGGAGCACGATGCTGACCAGCCAGTACGTGCGCCTGACGCCCGACGAGCGCAGCCGGGAGGGCTCCATCTGGAACCGCATg CCCTGCTTCCTCAAGGACTGGGAGCTGCACGTCCACTTCAAGGTGCACGGGGCCGGCAAGAAGAACCTGCACGGGGACGGCCTGGCGCTGTGGTACACGCGGGAGCGCCTCGTCCCAG GTCCTGTGTTTGGCAGCAAGGATAACTTCCACGGCCTGGCCATCTTCCTGGACACCTACCCAAACGACGAAGCGACCGAG CGTGTGTTCCCGTACATCTCGGCCATGGTGAATAATGGCTCCCTGTCCTACGACCACAGCAAAGACGGGCGCTGGACAGAGCTGGCGGGCTGCACTGCTGACCTGCGGAATCAGAACCACGACACCTTCTTGGCAGTTCGCTATTCCAGGGGTCGGCTGACG GTGATGACTGACGTGGAGGACAAGAACGAGTGGAAGAACTGCATCGATATTGCAGGAGTCCGGCTGCCCACTGGCTACTTCTTTGGGGCTTCTGCTGGCACTGGGGATCTGTCCG ACAATCATGACATCATCTCCATGAAGCTGTTCCAGCTCATGGTGGAGCATCCTCCTGAGGACGAGAACATCGACTGGACTAAGATTGAGCCTAGCGTCAGCCTCCTCAAGTCTCCCAAAG ACAACGTGGACGACCCGACCGGGAACTTCCGGAGCGGGCCGCTGACGGGCTGGAAggtgttcctgctgctgctctgcgcCCTGCTCGGCATCATCGTGTGCGCCGTGGTGGGCGCCGTGGTTTTCCAGAAGCGGCAGGAGCGGAACAAGCGTTTCTACTAG
- the B4GALT7 gene encoding beta-1,4-galactosyltransferase 7, which yields MFPARRRPLLPGRDDSGSRRALPRRCPVFRLFVAALLLGLASLLWLQLSCAGDGARRGRGAGAGAAPPRPCPAEPPPPPGEEASWGPHRLALLVPFRERFEELLAFVPHMHRFLSAQRVRHRILVLNQADRFRFNRASLINVGFLESGNDTDYIAMHDVDLLPLNEQLDYGFPEAGPFHVASPELHPLYHYKTYVGGILLLTKQHYEMCNGMSNRFWGWGREDDEFYRRIKGAGLQLFRPSGITTGYKTFQHLHDPAWRKRDQKRIAAQKQEQFKVDRDGGLNNVRYRIASRTALSVGGAPCTVLNILLDCDTSLTPWCTFG from the exons ATGTTCCCGGCCCGGCGGAGGCCGCTGCTGCCCGGGCGCGACGACAGCGG GTCCCGGCGCGCGCTGCCGCGGCGCTGCCCCGTGTTCCGGCTCTTCGTGGCGGCGCTGCTGCTGGGCCTCGCCTcgctgctctggctccagctcagcTGCGCGGGCGACGGGGCCCGGCGgggccgcggggccggggccggggccgcccctCCGCGGCCGTGCCCGgccgagccgccgccgccgccgggcgagGAGGCGTCGTGGGGGCCGCACCGCCTGGCGCTGCTCGTGCCCTTCCGCGAGCGCTTCGAGGAGCTGCTGGCCTTCGTGCCGCACATGCACCGGTTCCTGAGCGCGCAGCGCGTGCGCCACCGCATCCTCGTGCTCAACCAGGCCGACCGCTTCAG GTTTAACCGGGCGTCTCTGATCAACGTGGGCTTCCTGGAGAGCGGCAACGACACCGATTACATCGCCATGCACGACGTGGACCTGCTGCCCCTCAACGAGCAGCTGGACTATGGCTTCCCCGAGGCGGGGCCCTTCCACGTGGCCTCCCCGGAGCTGCACCCGCTCTACCACTACAAGACCTACGTGGGCGGCATCCTGCTCCTCACCAAGCAGCACTACGAGATG TGCAACGGGATGTCCAACCgcttctggggctggggccgagaAGACGACGAGTTCTACCGCCGCATCAAGGGGGCCGGCCTCCAG CTCTTCCGCCCCTCGGGAATCACGACTGGATACAAGACCTTCCAGCACCTGCACGACCCAGCCTGGAGGAAGAGGGACCAGAAGCGCATCGCTGCACAGAAGCAG gaGCAGTTCAAGGTGGATCGGGACGGCGGCCTGAACAATGTGCGGTACCGGATCGCGTCGCGGACGGCGCTGAGCGTGGGCGGAGCTCCCTGCACCGTCCTCAACATCCTGCTGGACTGCGACACCAGCCTGACGCCCTGGTGCACGTTCGGCTGA
- the N4BP3 gene encoding NEDD4-binding protein 3: MATAQAPHVTCAPGSGFLDPRLAGGMGSVGSLVERQDLSPVELRAPLGGVRGLRQPDGLLRKGLSQRELLGYLHGPRREARPERKCPGGSCKRDYESDRENCSPERSPRGADFSKSSLPERGRFDKCRIRPTAFKAVAGKGLVSMQGLSASKGQKLSKSNGSLHTLLSPGSSGQPGPLRTHLLHAISLDESSAADCGSTHFSSYVPRFKPAPGQLSASVGHINHIGGSLDRASWGPRDPLPPEPVPLPCKSTATLSRLQSPGDPPPPYEFTFSLEDVVKQLEDRLQEKGGELRQLKRSLSETEDPFTQVFEDKQRLWMDELDELKQMYMAKLQQVTQQAQRSQRALQLQLYKAQQEKKRLQEELSLHQCQSEELRLRPLPPDRASPKLEEAKWEVCQKAAEISLLKQQLRDSQEEMAQKLSEILSLKTQLREARAEVQARDSQLAQLADAFPGSPEPGGDDPMALCQDLSGCETDDSKCRGLAGEGMEPLERQVEWLWEELLQERRQGQLQAMDFELERKTWQEEKEKVLRYQRELQAGYMDMYHRSQALERELRALRTEPRNPDPDPDSPWIQRVESSKI, translated from the exons ATGGCAACAGCACAGGCCCCTCATGTGACCTGTGCGCCTGGCAGTGGCTTCCTGGACCCTCGGCTCGCCGGTGGCATGGGCAGCGTGGGCAGCCTGGTGGAGAGGCAGGATCTGTCGCCCGTGGAGCTGCGGGCACCCCTGGGCGGCGTGCGGGGGCTGCGGCAGCCCGACGGCCTGCTCCGGAAGGGCCTGAGCCAGCGCGAGCTCCTGGGCTACCTGCACGGCCCCCGGCGTGAAGCGCGGCCCGAACGCAAGTGCCCGGGGGGCTCCTGCAAACGGGACTATGAGAGCGACCGCGAGAACTGCTCGCCCGAGCGCAGCCCCCGCGGGGCCGACTTCTCCAAGAGCTCGCTGCCCGAGCGGGGCCGCTTCGACAAG TGCCGCATCCGGCCAACAGCCTTCAAAGCGGTGGCGGGGAAGGGCCTGGTTTCCATGCAGGGCCTGTCTGCGTCCAAGGGGCAGAAGCTGTCCAAAAGTAACGGGAGCCTGCACACGCTGCTGTCACCGGGCAGCTCCGGGCAGCCTGGCCCGCTGCGCACCCACCTGCTGCACGCCATCAGCCTGGACGAGAGCTCCGCTGCCGACTGCGGCTCCACGCACTTCTCCTCCTATGTGccccgcttcaagccagccccgggCCAGCTCAGCGCCTCCGTGGGCCACATCAACCACATTGGGGGCTCTCTGGACAGGGCTTCGTGGGGCCCCAGGGACCCCCTGCCACCAGAGCCGGTGCCGCTGCCCTGCAAGAGCACAGCTACGCTGAGCCGGCTGCAGAGCCCCGGGGACCCGCCGCCACCCTACGAGTTCACGTTCTCCCTGGAGGACGTGGTAAAGCAGCTGGAGGACCGACTGCAGGAGAAGGGCGGGGAGCTGCGTCAGCTGAAGCGCAGCCTCAGTGAGACCGAGGACCCCTTCACGCAG GTGTTTGAGGACAAGCAGCGGCTGTGGATGGACGAGCTGGACGAGCTGAAGCAGATGTACATGGCCAAGCTGCAGCAGGTGACGCAGCAGGCGCAGCGCAGCCAgcgggccctgcagctgcagctctacAAGGCGCAGCAGGAGAAGAAGCGgctgcaggaggagctgagcctgCACCAGTGCCAGAGCGAGGAGCTGCGGCTGCGCCCGCTGCCACCTGACCGCGCCAGCCCCAAGCTGGAGGAGGCCAAGTGGGAG GTTTGCCAGAAGGCGGCTGAGatctccctgctcaagcagcagCTGCGCGACTCGCAGGAGGAGATGGCCCAGAAGCTCAGCGAGATCCTCAGCCTGAAGACACAGCTGCGGGAGGCCAGAGCCGAGGTGCAGGCCCGCGACTCTCAGCTGGCGCAGCTGGCCGATGCCTTCCCTGGCTCCCCGGAGCCCGGCGGGGATGACCCCATGGCCCTGTGCCAGGACCTGTCTGGCTGCGAGACGGACGACTCCAAGTGCCGGGGCCTGGCCGGGGAGGGCATGGAGCCCCTGGAGCGCCAGGTGGAGTGGCTGTGGgaagagctgctgcaggagcggcgccagggccagctgcaggccATGGACTTTGAGCTGGAgcgcaagacatggcaggaggagaaggagaaggtgCTGCGCTACCAGCGGGAGCTCCAGGCCGGCTACATGGACATGTACCACCGCAGCCAGGCCCTGGAGCGCGAGCTGCGGGCCCTGCGGACTGAGCCCCGCAACCCGGACCCGGACCCCGACTCGCCCTGGATCCAGCGGGTCGAGTCCTCCAAGATCTGA
- the NHP2 gene encoding H/ACA ribonucleoprotein complex subunit 2, giving the protein MGRELESEALAEPEGGPERTYREQLANLNPIAQPLASRKLTRKLYKCIKKAAKHKQIRRGVKEVQKFINKGEKGIVVLAGDTLPIEVYCHIPVMCEDRSLPYAYIPSKTDLGTAAGSKRPTCVIMIKPNEEYAEAYGECLEEVTALPVPL; this is encoded by the exons ATGGGTCGGGAGCTGGAGTCGGAGGCGCTGGCGGAGCCGGAGGGCGGCCCGGAGCGCACGTACCGGGAGCAGCTGGCGAACCTGAACCCCATCGCGCAGCCGCTCGCGTCGCGCAAGCTCACGCGCAAGCTGTACAAGTGCATCAAGAaag CCGCGAAGCACAAGCAGATCCGGCGCGGGGTGAAGGAGGTGCAGAAGTTCATCAACAAGGGCGAGAAGGG GATTGTGGTCTTGGCTGGAGACACGCTGCCCATTGAAGTGTACTGCCACATCCCCGTGATGTGTGAAGACAGGAGCCTGCCCTATGCTTACATCCCCTCCAAGACG GatctgggaacagctgcaggctcCAAGCGTCCGACCTGCGTGATCATGATCAAGCCCAACGAGGAGTATGCAGAGGCTTACGGAGAGTGTCTGGAGGAGGTGACGGCCCTCCCTGTGCCCTTGTGA
- the LOC132243161 gene encoding bromodomain-containing protein 8-like isoform X1 yields the protein MESVRLCARLSAPDSVSVCLQMGHTRMWLDSERESLSESEKSSSCQSLHSSWDSSLDLEVTNLMEPLCISGSDSAQMDRAFCTAREKEEMEALNCQEEMERLPVPRREAEEEGQPRILAGEAEELPVPGRGVCMPQMTGDLQHMGWEAKDAKETQGVGEETGESQVPGGEEGDSGEERECLAVVENTEGIQEGEKNQMLLTNLTSLGMPTLEEELSGSMEGKAEEEGPGQAQQERQGNTVFPAQGDSGCRTSAGSPADVIHMNPAPSQLVQLSWDDPLQRMHFKKTLLSIWKMIASHRYSGPFLKPVSDKQAPGYKDVVKRPMDLTTIKRSVSKGHIRSTAQFQRDLMLMFHNAVMYNSSDHHVHRTALAMQQEVLQQLQMLGEALLCSADRLF from the exons ATGGAGTCCGTGCGGCTTTGCGCTCGTTTGTCAGCTCCTGACAGTGTCTCTGTCTGTTTGCAGATGGGACACACGCGGATGTGGTTGGATTCTGAGAGAGAGTCTCTTAGCGAGTCTgagaagagcagctcctgccagtcTCTTCACAGCTCCTGGGATTCCAGCTTGGATCTGGAG GTGACCAACTTGATGGAACCTCTTTGCATAAGTGGCTCAGACTCAGCACAGATGGACAGGGCTTTTTGTACTGCTagggagaaggaagaaatggaagccctCAACTGCCAGGAAGAGATGGAGAGGCTCCCAGTCCCAAGAagagaggcagaggaggaagggcaGCCACGAATTCTGGCAGGAGAAGCTGAGGAACTGCCTGTCCCAGGACGAGGTGTGTGCATGCCACAGATGACAGGGGATCTACAGCACATGGGCTGGGAGGCCAAAGATGCAAAGGAAACACAAGGTGTAGGAGAGGAGACAGGAGAGTCTCAGGTcccaggaggagaggaaggggattcaggagaggagagggagtgCCTGGCTGTGGTGGAGAACACAGAAGGAAtacaggagggagagaagaacCAGATGCTGCTCACGAATCTGACTTCCCTGGGGATGCCTACCTTAGAGGAGGAACTTTCAGGCAGTATGGAG GGCAAGGCTGAGGAGGAGGGGCCAGGACAAGcccagcaggagaggcaggggaaCACTGTATTCCCTGCACAAGGAGATAGCGGCTGCAGAACCTCCGCGGGTTCCCCGGCAGATGTTATACACATGAACCCAGCACCTTCGCAGCT GGTGCAGCTGAGCTGGGATGACCCTCTGCAGCGCATGCATTTCAAAAAGACTCTGCTGTCCATCTGGAAGATGATAGCCAGTCACAG ATACAGCGGCCCGTTCCTGAAGCCAGTGTCAGACAAGCAAGCCCCTGGGTACAAGGATGTGGTGAAAAG ACCCATGGATTTAACCACCATAAAGAGAAGTGTGTCCAAGGGCCACATCCGGAGCACGGCCCAGTTCCAGCGCGACCTCATGCTGATGTTCCACAACGCCGTCATGTACAACAGCTCCGACCACCACGTGCACCGCACggccctggccatgcagcaggaggtcttgcagcagctgcagatgctgggcgAGGCCCTCCTGTGCTCCGCGGACAGGCTGTTTTGA
- the LOC132243161 gene encoding bromodomain-containing protein 8-like isoform X2, with protein sequence MESVRLCARLSAPDSVSVCLQMGHTRMWLDSERESLSESEKSSSCQSLHSSWDSSLDLEVTNLMEPLCISGSDSAQMDRAFCTAREKEEMEALNCQEEMERLPVPRREAEEEGQPRILAGEAEELPVPGRGVCMPQMTGDLQHMGWEAKDAKETQGVGEETGESQVPGGEEGDSGEERECLAVVENTEGIQEGEKNQMLLTNLTSLGMPTLEEELSGSMEGKAEEEGPGQAQQERQGNTVFPAQGDSGCRTSAGSPADVIHMNPAPSQLVQLSWDDPLQRMHFKKTLLSIWKMIASHRPMDLTTIKRSVSKGHIRSTAQFQRDLMLMFHNAVMYNSSDHHVHRTALAMQQEVLQQLQMLGEALLCSADRLF encoded by the exons ATGGAGTCCGTGCGGCTTTGCGCTCGTTTGTCAGCTCCTGACAGTGTCTCTGTCTGTTTGCAGATGGGACACACGCGGATGTGGTTGGATTCTGAGAGAGAGTCTCTTAGCGAGTCTgagaagagcagctcctgccagtcTCTTCACAGCTCCTGGGATTCCAGCTTGGATCTGGAG GTGACCAACTTGATGGAACCTCTTTGCATAAGTGGCTCAGACTCAGCACAGATGGACAGGGCTTTTTGTACTGCTagggagaaggaagaaatggaagccctCAACTGCCAGGAAGAGATGGAGAGGCTCCCAGTCCCAAGAagagaggcagaggaggaagggcaGCCACGAATTCTGGCAGGAGAAGCTGAGGAACTGCCTGTCCCAGGACGAGGTGTGTGCATGCCACAGATGACAGGGGATCTACAGCACATGGGCTGGGAGGCCAAAGATGCAAAGGAAACACAAGGTGTAGGAGAGGAGACAGGAGAGTCTCAGGTcccaggaggagaggaaggggattcaggagaggagagggagtgCCTGGCTGTGGTGGAGAACACAGAAGGAAtacaggagggagagaagaacCAGATGCTGCTCACGAATCTGACTTCCCTGGGGATGCCTACCTTAGAGGAGGAACTTTCAGGCAGTATGGAG GGCAAGGCTGAGGAGGAGGGGCCAGGACAAGcccagcaggagaggcaggggaaCACTGTATTCCCTGCACAAGGAGATAGCGGCTGCAGAACCTCCGCGGGTTCCCCGGCAGATGTTATACACATGAACCCAGCACCTTCGCAGCT GGTGCAGCTGAGCTGGGATGACCCTCTGCAGCGCATGCATTTCAAAAAGACTCTGCTGTCCATCTGGAAGATGATAGCCAGTCACAG ACCCATGGATTTAACCACCATAAAGAGAAGTGTGTCCAAGGGCCACATCCGGAGCACGGCCCAGTTCCAGCGCGACCTCATGCTGATGTTCCACAACGCCGTCATGTACAACAGCTCCGACCACCACGTGCACCGCACggccctggccatgcagcaggaggtcttgcagcagctgcagatgctgggcgAGGCCCTCCTGTGCTCCGCGGACAGGCTGTTTTGA